One genomic segment of Pseudochaenichthys georgianus unplaced genomic scaffold, fPseGeo1.2 scaffold_1376_arrow_ctg1, whole genome shotgun sequence includes these proteins:
- the LOC117440989 gene encoding cAMP-dependent protein kinase type I-alpha regulatory subunit-like, with protein MYEEFLSKVSILESLDKWERLMVADALETVHFEDSQKIVVQGQPGDEFFIILEGTAAVLQRRSEDEEFVEVGRLGPSDYFGEIALLMNRPRAATVAALGPLKCVKLDRPRFERVLGPCSDILKRNIEQYNSFVSLSV; from the exons ATGTACGAGGAGTTCCTCAGCAAGGTGTCCATTCTAG AGTCTCTGGATAAGTGGGAGCGTCTGATGGTGGCCGATGCCTTGGAGACTGTGCATTTTGAGGACAGCCAGAAAATAGTGGTGCAGGGTCAGCCTGGGGACGAGTTCTTCATCATTCTGGAG ggTACAGCCGCGGTGCTGCAGAGGCGCTCCGAGGACGAGGAGTTTGTGGAGGTCGGCAGACTGGGACCCTCAGACTACTTTG GTGAGATCGCCCTGCTGATGAACCGGCCGCGGGCTGCCACTGTTGCTGCATTGGGCCCCCTCAAGTGTGTTAAACTGGACCGGCCCCGGTTTGAGCGAGTGCTCGGCCCCTGCTCTGACATCCTGAAGAGAAACATTGAGCAGTACAACAGCTttgtttccctctctgtctga